The Methanomassiliicoccales archaeon DNA segment AAGAGCTTCAGCGTAGATACGATTTGATACCTAACCTTGTGAGTGCGGCCAGTGCTTATATTGAATACGAAGGATCTATCCTGGAAAATATCACCGCATTGCGTAGCCAATGGATGAATGCCTTAGCTACCGACGATATCGACGAGGTCAATAATGCAACTGCTCAGATAGAAACGGGGATACGAAATTTGATTGTTACCATCGAGGCGTATCCTGAACTTTGGGCGTCAGATGTAGTCATCTCATTGATGATATCCCTCGAAGGCACAGAGAACCGCATATCAACAGAGCGCATGCGCTTCAATGAAGCAGTACGCGACTACAATACTGCTATCCAATCATTCCCAGCAAATCTGTGGTCTGCAGGTTGGGGTTTTACCGTCAGACCTTATTTCGAGGCGGAAATCGCCTCGACTGAAGTACCCCCAGTAAACCTTTAGACTGGTGAGATTTTTGTTTGGACGAGCTAGTGCCATATCCTTCGTTGCGATTTTTCTTATAGCACTAATATCGCCATTTGGCTCGTGTGCACTCCGGCCGTCCAATTCCTACATCATTGAATCTGAGTGGGTCGAAAGCATTGAGA contains these protein-coding regions:
- a CDS encoding LemA family protein, encoding MKIRTAIIVIAIITIITLGSFAAIYFSTYNRLVALNAAVDEKWAQVEQELQRRYDLIPNLVSAASAYIEYEGSILENITALRSQWMNALATDDIDEVNNATAQIETGIRNLIVTIEAYPELWASDVVISLMISLEGTENRISTERMRFNEAVRDYNTAIQSFPANLWSAGWGFTVRPYFEAEIASTEVPPVNL